The following are encoded in a window of Egibacteraceae bacterium genomic DNA:
- a CDS encoding winged helix-turn-helix domain-containing protein translates to MQFRVLGSLEVRRGDAPVAIGSRRQRAVLAALLADVGQVVPVDALTEALWGAQPPADPRNAIQTYVARLREQLGPGTLIVTRAPGYALEVEPHEVDARCFEQLLDEAQRRKANPQRCGSCSTARSGCGGNRPTRSSPTTLRGRRRCG, encoded by the coding sequence GTGCAGTTCCGGGTGCTCGGGTCACTCGAGGTCCGTCGGGGTGATGCACCGGTGGCGATCGGCAGTCGTCGCCAGCGGGCCGTGCTGGCCGCGCTGCTCGCCGACGTCGGACAGGTGGTCCCGGTCGATGCGCTCACCGAGGCGCTCTGGGGCGCGCAGCCTCCGGCCGACCCGCGCAACGCGATCCAGACGTACGTGGCGCGGCTGCGCGAGCAGCTCGGTCCAGGCACCCTGATCGTCACCCGCGCGCCCGGCTACGCCCTGGAGGTCGAGCCGCACGAGGTCGACGCCCGGTGTTTCGAGCAGCTGCTGGACGAGGCCCAGCGCCGCAAGGCGAACCCGCAGCGGTGCGGGTCCTGCTCGACCGCGCGCTCGGGCTGTGGCGGGAACCGGCCTACGCGGAGTTCGCCGACGACGTTGCGCGGTCGGAGGCGCTGCGGCTGA